The Deinococcus aquiradiocola genome contains a region encoding:
- a CDS encoding VOC family protein — translation MLKHVSFLTRDADATIAFYTGLGAVVSRDLVTAEGFRRLVLSFPGGGKLQFIQAEGEMPAPQDSWMEHVALHLPDLTASLGHLNAQGVTFSRELTLSPGGNPMAFVLDPDGRQVELLQAAREDNSAKPD, via the coding sequence ATGCTGAAACACGTCTCCTTCCTCACGCGCGACGCCGACGCCACCATCGCCTTCTACACCGGCCTGGGCGCGGTGGTCAGCCGGGACCTCGTGACTGCCGAGGGCTTCCGGCGACTGGTGCTGAGTTTTCCGGGCGGCGGCAAACTGCAGTTCATTCAGGCCGAGGGCGAAATGCCCGCGCCCCAGGACAGCTGGATGGAACACGTCGCGCTGCACCTGCCGGACCTGACGGCCAGCCTGGGTCATCTGAACGCCCAGGGCGTCACCTTCTCGCGCGAACTGACGCTCAGCCCCGGCGGAAACCCCATGGCCTTCGTGCTCGACCCGGACGGACGGCAGGTGGAACTGCTGCAGGCCGCCCGGGAGGACAACAGCGCCAAGCCCGACTGA
- a CDS encoding chlorite dismutase family protein: MMVDLDPSGQVTQKEPDRSQRQYLNYAFYKLDPQFRRLPAAEQAELKAELQAAIEGWTDAPPAKGLILRTYSTVGTRSEADFMLWRMAFDLRDFQEAQARINRTRMGGYLTQPHNFISMQKRSQYVNRIEGSGHGLELLPGQGSYLFVYPFVKTRAWYDLSPHSRQGMMDEHIYASGPFKGIRLNTSYSYGIDDQEFIVAFDSEYPQEFVDLVGRLRYTEASLYTLTDTPMFTCIKKDVPGILDDLA; this comes from the coding sequence ATGATGGTGGACCTCGACCCGAGCGGGCAGGTCACGCAGAAGGAACCGGACCGCTCGCAGCGCCAGTACCTGAACTACGCCTTCTACAAGCTCGACCCGCAGTTCCGTCGCCTTCCGGCCGCAGAGCAGGCCGAACTGAAGGCCGAACTGCAGGCCGCCATCGAGGGCTGGACGGATGCGCCCCCCGCGAAGGGCCTGATCCTGCGGACGTACAGCACGGTCGGCACGCGCTCCGAGGCGGACTTCATGCTGTGGCGCATGGCCTTCGACCTGCGGGACTTTCAGGAGGCGCAGGCGCGCATCAACCGCACCCGCATGGGCGGGTACCTCACGCAGCCGCACAACTTCATCTCGATGCAGAAACGCAGCCAGTACGTGAACCGCATCGAGGGGTCCGGGCACGGCCTGGAACTCCTGCCCGGCCAGGGCAGTTACCTGTTCGTGTACCCCTTCGTGAAGACGCGCGCGTGGTATGACCTGTCCCCCCACTCCCGCCAGGGCATGATGGACGAACACATCTACGCGTCCGGTCCCTTCAAGGGCATCCGCCTGAACACCAGTTACAGCTACGGCATCGACGACCAGGAGTTCATCGTGGCCTTCGACAGCGAGTACCCGCAGGAGTTCGTGGACCTCGTGGGACGCCTGCGCTACACCGAGGCGAGCCTGTACACCCTGACGGACACCCCGATGTTCACCTGCATCAAGAAGGACGTGCCCGGCATCCTGGACGACCTCGCCTGA
- a CDS encoding tellurite resistance TerB family protein: protein MGFLDQLKSGLKNLSSDLSVQVSKFKSADFADASMAMCALIAAADGSISPDEKRKMAGFISTNDTMKVFPAADLKARFDKYADKLIADFDFGRIEAQQAIGKLRNKPDQARAVIQLGMIIGGADGNFDESERAAVRAVALSVSLDPAEFGV, encoded by the coding sequence ATGGGATTCCTCGATCAGCTCAAGAGCGGCCTGAAGAACCTGAGCAGCGACCTCTCCGTGCAGGTGTCGAAGTTCAAGAGCGCCGACTTCGCAGACGCGAGCATGGCGATGTGTGCGCTGATCGCCGCGGCGGACGGCAGCATCAGCCCCGACGAGAAGCGCAAGATGGCCGGGTTCATCAGCACGAACGACACCATGAAGGTGTTCCCGGCCGCGGACCTGAAGGCGCGCTTCGACAAGTACGCCGACAAGCTGATCGCGGACTTCGATTTCGGGCGGATCGAGGCGCAGCAGGCGATCGGGAAGCTGCGCAACAAGCCGGACCAGGCGCGAGCCGTGATTCAGCTCGGCATGATCATCGGCGGCGCGGACGGGAATTTCGACGAGTCGGAACGGGCGGCCGTGCGGGCCGTCGCGCTCAGCGTGAGCCTCGACCCCGCCGAGTTCGGCGTCTGA
- a CDS encoding aldo/keto reductase: MEYRKLLGTDLTVSAVGFGVWTVGTTWWGVKDEAMGKRLLRQAFEQGVTLFDNGDTYASGRAEEMQREALGDVRDRIVVATKFGYDIYNNPERPGQQERPHDWSPAYLRKALEGSLRRLGTDRIDYYQLHNPRLDAIRNDELFAELEALKSEGLIRAYGTALGPALNERQIEEGIASVKERRAPTQIIYNLLEQLLGEPILPVAEEVGVGVLARVPHASGLLEGYMDLNTTFEPGDHRNWRMTTNEKRKAWMEDGLKKVELLQPFLQGRHIAQLALQFALHSPAMASVIPNIYDEAGLNLYTSLDSVAPLTEDEYGQIQSLYADNFGLTTNLIGEVVR, translated from the coding sequence ATGGAATACCGCAAACTCCTCGGAACCGACCTGACCGTCTCAGCGGTGGGCTTCGGCGTCTGGACCGTGGGCACCACCTGGTGGGGCGTCAAGGATGAGGCGATGGGCAAACGGCTGCTGCGTCAGGCTTTTGAGCAGGGCGTGACGCTGTTCGACAACGGCGACACGTACGCGTCCGGCCGGGCCGAGGAGATGCAGCGCGAGGCGCTCGGCGACGTGCGTGACCGGATCGTGGTCGCCACGAAGTTCGGGTACGACATCTACAACAACCCCGAACGGCCCGGCCAGCAGGAACGCCCGCACGACTGGAGCCCCGCGTACCTCCGCAAGGCGCTGGAGGGATCGCTGCGGCGGCTCGGCACGGACCGCATCGACTACTACCAGCTGCACAACCCGCGCCTGGACGCCATCCGCAACGATGAGCTGTTTGCCGAGCTGGAAGCGCTCAAGTCCGAGGGCCTGATTCGCGCCTACGGCACCGCCCTCGGGCCGGCCCTGAACGAGCGCCAGATCGAGGAGGGGATCGCCAGTGTGAAGGAGCGCCGCGCTCCGACGCAGATCATCTACAACCTGCTGGAGCAGCTGCTGGGAGAGCCGATCCTGCCGGTGGCCGAGGAGGTCGGCGTGGGCGTCCTCGCGCGCGTGCCGCACGCGTCCGGGCTGCTGGAGGGGTACATGGACCTGAACACCACCTTCGAGCCGGGCGATCACCGCAACTGGCGCATGACCACCAACGAGAAACGCAAAGCGTGGATGGAGGACGGCCTGAAGAAGGTCGAGCTGCTGCAGCCGTTCCTTCAGGGCCGCCACATCGCGCAACTGGCCCTGCAGTTCGCGCTGCACAGCCCGGCGATGGCCAGCGTCATCCCCAACATCTACGACGAGGCGGGCCTGAACCTGTATACCAGCCTGGACAGCGTCGCCCCGCTGACCGAAGACGAGTACGGCCAGATCCAGTCGCTCTACGCCGACAATTTCGGTCTGACCACCAACCTGATCGGGGAGGTCGTGCGGTGA
- a CDS encoding CoxG family protein, producing the protein MQVDGSNVIQAPRERVWALLQDPAVLARCVPGVQEMTPDGPDSYTAVLNVAVGPVKGKFKAKVKISDQVPPERMTLSIEAKAPTGMVNATGTLTLVDQGDTTRVDWAGEPKLMGMIASLAGRLIGGISKQQADVFFTNLEQEALKPATA; encoded by the coding sequence TTGCAGGTAGACGGAAGCAATGTCATACAGGCCCCCAGAGAACGCGTCTGGGCGCTCCTCCAGGACCCTGCCGTGCTGGCCCGCTGCGTTCCCGGCGTGCAGGAGATGACGCCCGACGGCCCGGACAGCTACACCGCCGTGCTGAACGTCGCCGTCGGCCCCGTCAAGGGCAAATTCAAGGCCAAGGTCAAGATCAGCGACCAGGTGCCGCCCGAACGCATGACGCTCAGCATCGAGGCGAAAGCCCCGACCGGCATGGTGAACGCCACCGGCACCCTCACGCTCGTGGATCAGGGCGACACGACCCGCGTGGACTGGGCGGGCGAACCGAAACTGATGGGCATGATCGCCAGCCTCGCCGGACGCCTCATCGGCGGGATCAGCAAACAGCAGGCGGACGTGTTCTTCACGAACCTGGAGCAGGAAGCGCTGAAGCCCGCCACGGCCTGA
- a CDS encoding metallophosphoesterase: protein MSAPQGDVTAPRQVIAVPDLHGRSDLLRAAIEAFPEAHFLSLGDAIDRGPHSLDTISVLLELRAEGRATLLMGNHERMAWEGLKWYRQHQGTHDLGDYRRAMEGLAWWMKNGGESVRRELGGLTLERYPKLLAEYLDALERVVYVTEDGGIHSQLPAAPSVLVAHASPPVKHRDHPNPESAALWLRPFEGPFALPQGVVYSVHGHTPVRMPLRLGRHVYLDLGAYETGLLALLPLTVQTLSPVTVLAGRGDPARTNKYPMLGEPVSAHALNVRLDGSTRRM from the coding sequence GTGAGCGCACCTCAGGGGGACGTGACCGCGCCCCGGCAGGTGATCGCGGTCCCGGACCTGCACGGCCGTTCCGACCTGCTGCGCGCCGCCATCGAGGCCTTCCCGGAAGCGCACTTCCTGAGCCTGGGCGACGCCATCGACCGCGGCCCGCACAGCCTGGACACCATCTCGGTGCTGCTGGAACTGCGCGCCGAGGGGCGCGCGACGCTGCTGATGGGCAACCACGAACGCATGGCCTGGGAGGGCCTGAAGTGGTACCGGCAGCACCAGGGCACGCACGACCTCGGCGACTACCGCCGCGCGATGGAGGGCCTCGCGTGGTGGATGAAGAACGGCGGGGAGTCCGTGCGGCGAGAGCTGGGCGGCCTGACGCTGGAACGCTACCCGAAACTGCTCGCCGAGTACCTCGACGCGCTGGAGCGCGTGGTGTACGTCACGGAGGACGGCGGAATCCACTCGCAGCTGCCCGCCGCGCCGAGCGTGCTGGTGGCGCACGCGAGCCCGCCCGTGAAGCACCGCGACCACCCGAACCCCGAGTCGGCCGCGCTGTGGCTGCGGCCCTTCGAGGGGCCGTTCGCGCTGCCGCAGGGCGTGGTGTACAGCGTGCACGGGCACACGCCCGTCCGGATGCCGCTGCGGCTGGGGCGGCACGTGTACCTCGACCTGGGCGCGTACGAGACGGGCCTGCTGGCGCTGCTGCCGCTGACGGTGCAGACGCTGTCGCCGGTCACGGTGCTCGCCGGGCGCGGCGATCCCGCCCGCACCAACAAGTACCCGATGCTGGGCGAGCCGGTCTCCGCGCACGCCCTGAACGTGCGCCTGGACGGCTCCACCCGCCGCATGTGA
- a CDS encoding DUF2256 domain-containing protein, with protein sequence MAGKGGGAGKTFGGGRPPSERDSKVCPVCGRPFSWRRKWARDWPQVLYCSDRCRAAARTRPDRDAPPR encoded by the coding sequence ATGGCCGGGAAGGGCGGCGGGGCCGGGAAGACCTTCGGGGGTGGGCGGCCACCGTCCGAGCGGGACAGCAAGGTGTGCCCCGTGTGCGGGCGGCCCTTCTCGTGGCGGCGCAAGTGGGCGCGCGACTGGCCGCAGGTGCTGTACTGCTCGGACCGCTGCCGTGCCGCCGCCCGGACGCGCCCGGACCGGGACGCCCCGCCCCGCTGA
- a CDS encoding (2Fe-2S)-binding protein encodes MSAPTPKKMDVTIHVNGEARTASIEPRTLLVHFLRDELELTGTHVGCDTSQCGACTVHLDGNAVKSCTVFAVQAQGRQVTTIEGIGKVGDLHAIQTGFWEEHGLQCGFCTPGMIMSSHELLKHTPNPTEHEIRHALEGNFCRCTGYHNIVRAVQHAANAMSGTQAPAAADD; translated from the coding sequence ATGAGCGCACCAACACCCAAGAAGATGGACGTCACCATTCACGTGAACGGCGAGGCACGCACCGCCAGCATCGAACCGCGCACCCTGCTCGTGCACTTCCTGCGCGACGAGCTGGAACTCACCGGCACGCACGTCGGCTGCGACACCAGCCAGTGCGGCGCGTGTACCGTGCACCTCGACGGGAACGCCGTCAAGAGCTGCACCGTGTTCGCCGTGCAGGCCCAGGGCCGGCAGGTCACCACCATCGAAGGCATCGGGAAGGTCGGCGACCTGCACGCCATCCAGACCGGGTTCTGGGAGGAGCACGGCCTGCAGTGCGGGTTCTGCACGCCCGGCATGATCATGAGCAGTCATGAGCTGCTGAAGCACACCCCCAACCCCACCGAGCACGAGATCCGGCACGCGCTGGAAGGGAACTTCTGCCGCTGCACCGGGTACCACAACATCGTGCGGGCCGTGCAGCACGCCGCGAACGCCATGTCCGGCACGCAGGCGCCCGCCGCAGCCGACGACTGA
- a CDS encoding Vgb family protein, with translation MNRALPFLTLLAALMSACGSTSTPSVGTGAPVPAPVAAVAAPAPVASAPLGVGVTAAVLGSAGNGSASLRVSLLGGASISAQSLSVSVDSVPAGVTLTLQAPTSGPDGVTMGVNVQASGAVQGDAVLSVRVGGQVQQVRLPLLRASAVTLPAAGGAAQVGATAACGGDVLLSAPVNAPLEQRSRLLRLNPATGTVTALPLGLAETEGVTSQLCGADGTPWMTVRSDGAQGSVIAHLNAAGKLERFAVGAVQDTLNNLTRTADGRLWFVQYKRDRLGEFDPRTGAVTTHDVAENAENLHVGQDGALYYSQFYANPAVVRYDPATGGSAVMPVGASGKSLPRASVQVGGSVWYADAWTQTVSRMDLQTRQVIVVTLPTGAVPGEMVAAPDGTVWVADAARHVLYRFAAGQADAVTVPLLGGSTDGPRALGVDGAGRLWYESAGQMVGQQ, from the coding sequence ATGAACCGCGCCCTTCCTTTCCTGACCCTGCTGGCGGCCCTGATGAGTGCCTGTGGCAGCACCAGCACTCCGTCCGTCGGCACGGGTGCGCCTGTTCCTGCGCCTGTGGCGGCCGTGGCGGCTCCGGCGCCGGTGGCGTCCGCGCCGCTCGGGGTGGGCGTCACGGCGGCGGTGCTGGGCAGCGCGGGGAACGGGTCGGCGAGCCTGCGCGTGAGCCTGCTGGGCGGGGCGTCCATCTCGGCGCAGTCGCTGAGCGTGAGCGTGGATTCCGTCCCGGCGGGCGTGACGCTGACGCTGCAGGCCCCGACGAGCGGGCCGGACGGCGTGACGATGGGCGTGAACGTGCAGGCGAGCGGCGCGGTGCAGGGGGACGCGGTGCTGAGCGTGCGGGTGGGCGGTCAGGTACAGCAGGTGCGTCTGCCGCTGCTGCGGGCGAGCGCGGTGACGCTGCCCGCGGCGGGCGGCGCGGCGCAGGTGGGCGCGACGGCCGCGTGCGGCGGGGACGTGCTGCTGAGCGCGCCGGTGAACGCGCCGCTGGAGCAGCGTTCGCGCCTGCTGCGCCTGAATCCCGCGACGGGCACCGTGACGGCCCTGCCGCTGGGACTGGCGGAGACGGAGGGCGTCACGTCGCAGCTGTGCGGCGCGGACGGCACGCCCTGGATGACGGTCCGCAGCGACGGCGCGCAGGGCAGCGTGATCGCGCACCTGAACGCGGCCGGGAAGCTGGAGCGTTTCGCGGTGGGCGCCGTGCAGGACACCCTGAACAACCTGACGCGCACGGCGGACGGACGCCTGTGGTTCGTGCAGTACAAGCGTGACCGCCTGGGCGAGTTCGACCCCCGGACGGGCGCCGTCACGACGCACGACGTGGCCGAGAACGCCGAGAACCTGCACGTCGGGCAGGACGGTGCGCTGTACTACAGCCAGTTCTACGCGAATCCGGCCGTGGTGCGGTACGACCCGGCGACGGGCGGCAGCGCGGTGATGCCGGTCGGTGCGAGCGGCAAGTCCCTCCCGCGCGCTTCGGTGCAGGTGGGCGGCAGCGTGTGGTACGCGGACGCCTGGACGCAGACCGTGAGCCGCATGGATCTGCAGACCCGTCAGGTGATCGTCGTGACGCTGCCGACCGGCGCGGTGCCGGGCGAGATGGTGGCCGCGCCGGACGGGACGGTGTGGGTGGCGGACGCGGCGCGGCACGTCCTGTACCGCTTCGCGGCGGGGCAGGCGGACGCGGTGACGGTGCCGCTGCTGGGCGGCAGCACGGACGGCCCGCGGGCGCTGGGCGTGGACGGCGCGGGCCGCCTGTGGTACGAGAGCGCCGGGCAGATGGTTGGGCAGCAGTGA
- a CDS encoding S1C family serine protease encodes MPSRLRFSPWPVVLLIGALTAYLSPQADWNRGGPFTPVPQAHSALPDAAVVPVPTALTPEARALFEKVRPASVQIEQLGQDGSGGLGSGFFISADGLLLTAYHVVDGARVIRVRTVSNQAFPARVVGFDNAADVALLKIDTRGRVPYLPLAQVTPRVGERVLAVGNSRGDFLQPRRGRLLALNAEAGRADFPEGTLEMSAPLAPGDSGGPILNPDGEAIGVVSYVRVDTQGQTLSSYAVPVTRNETLITELRGGLKRDVPAVGLYFDTAHDGISSPPGGVIGDVVRGSPAEKAGLVGLTRDQNDAVRGFGDIIVSVDGVRVRSADDAIFEIRRRKIGETVTLLVNRRGVQREVRLPLVAKGSLNFGQ; translated from the coding sequence ATGCCGTCCCGACTGCGTTTCTCACCGTGGCCCGTCGTCCTGCTGATCGGGGCGCTCACGGCGTACCTGTCTCCGCAGGCGGACTGGAACCGGGGGGGGCCGTTCACGCCCGTCCCGCAGGCGCACTCCGCCCTGCCGGACGCGGCGGTCGTGCCGGTCCCCACGGCGCTCACGCCTGAGGCGCGGGCGCTGTTCGAGAAGGTGCGGCCCGCCAGCGTGCAGATCGAGCAGCTCGGGCAGGACGGGTCGGGCGGGCTCGGCAGCGGGTTCTTCATCAGCGCGGACGGGCTGCTGCTCACCGCGTACCACGTCGTGGACGGCGCGCGCGTCATTCGCGTGCGGACCGTCAGCAATCAGGCGTTCCCGGCGCGCGTGGTCGGCTTCGACAACGCCGCCGACGTCGCCCTCCTCAAGATCGACACGCGGGGCCGCGTTCCGTACCTGCCGCTCGCGCAGGTCACGCCGCGCGTGGGCGAGCGCGTCCTCGCGGTCGGGAACTCGCGCGGCGACTTCCTGCAGCCGAGGCGCGGGCGGCTCCTCGCCCTGAACGCCGAGGCGGGCCGCGCGGACTTCCCGGAAGGCACCCTCGAAATGAGTGCCCCGCTCGCGCCGGGCGACAGTGGCGGCCCGATCCTCAACCCGGACGGGGAGGCCATCGGGGTCGTCAGTTACGTGCGCGTCGACACGCAGGGGCAGACGCTCAGCTCGTACGCCGTGCCCGTCACGCGGAACGAGACGCTCATCACAGAACTGCGCGGCGGCCTGAAACGCGACGTGCCCGCCGTCGGCCTGTACTTCGACACGGCGCACGACGGGATCAGCAGCCCGCCCGGCGGCGTGATCGGTGACGTCGTGCGCGGCAGTCCCGCCGAGAAGGCCGGACTGGTCGGCCTGACCCGCGACCAGAACGACGCCGTGCGCGGCTTCGGGGACATCATCGTGTCGGTGGACGGCGTGCGCGTCCGCAGTGCCGACGACGCCATCTTCGAGATCCGCCGCCGCAAGATCGGCGAGACGGTCACGCTGCTCGTGAACCGGCGCGGCGTGCAGCGCGAAGTCAGGCTGCCCCTGGTGGCCAAGGGCAGCCTGAACTTCGGTCAGTGA
- a CDS encoding M16 family metallopeptidase, protein MTLMRRAPLNRRAVMLGLSLLLGSGGGSAAFGAAVQAGQGQAGTVQAGVAPLPVLVTSAGVRQTVLGNGLTVLTKEVHGAPVVSVQVFYRIGSRNEAPGVNGIAHQLEHMLFKGTASRPVQFGRLLGALGADFNAFTAYDQTAYHETVEREKAGAALALEADRMVNAVIDPERLAGERRVVLSEIEGDENDPQYRLSRAVQAAAFPGSPYGLTVGGTRRDIEGFTADRVRAYYRKYYAPEYATLVIVGDFQTDAMLAQVRQLFGTLGRPGTKPVTVSAPLAAPDAGGKGEGTLGRGGHATPITLREPGATPLLSAVYPLPDVNSPDVPALRVLDYVLLSGRTSRLYRALFESGLAADGGTSPNTFLRGGWYDFNFTPAPGKTVQDVDRALLAALRDVRERPVSAAEVREAITQIRAGEVLGSVSVDAQATSLGMDATTAGDYRYTDRFLAAVARVTPADVQRVARTYLQDASRTAGFFEPTAAQEAQGSAATGATQESFNAGPPVDPAEVARYLPPSPPAGSRAVTLPDTYRLPNGLTVLLLRDTGTPTVSLSADVRAGREYDTDATAGLADLVAGNLLSGTATRDEATLAHLLDGVGAQLSPSASRFGVQIGGASLSADLGTLLEGLSDILQHATFPAEQFRLSRARAVQGVRQADDDPGSVAQRTFRKTVYPAGNPWQVFSTQPTLSALTQPDLTAFYRAHYRPDTTVVTLVGNFDPAQVRTLIRQKFGSWNATGTAPTVTYPTVPAPQGVVRAHPTLNGKTQAVTYLGYQSIDRRDPRYYASLVLNQVLGGDTLSSRLGTELRDKQGLTYGVSSGFSAGRVPGPFVVTLQTNPADTDRAVQAALNLIRSVARDGLTETEVATARNTLSSSFTVGLSSPAALAGTFTGFAALGLPLDELQAYRQRVAAVTLQDVNAAARTLLDPDHIVIVTAGP, encoded by the coding sequence ATGACGCTGATGAGAAGGGCACCGCTGAACCGCCGTGCCGTGATGCTGGGGTTGTCGTTGCTGCTCGGGTCGGGCGGGGGGAGTGCCGCGTTCGGCGCTGCGGTGCAGGCGGGCCAGGGACAGGCGGGCACAGTGCAGGCGGGCGTGGCGCCGCTGCCGGTGCTGGTGACGAGTGCGGGCGTGCGGCAGACGGTGCTGGGGAACGGCCTGACGGTGCTGACGAAGGAGGTGCACGGCGCGCCCGTGGTGAGTGTGCAAGTGTTCTACAGGATCGGGTCGCGCAACGAGGCGCCCGGCGTGAACGGCATCGCGCACCAGCTGGAGCACATGCTGTTCAAGGGCACGGCGTCGCGGCCCGTGCAGTTCGGGCGGCTGCTGGGCGCGCTCGGCGCGGACTTCAACGCCTTCACCGCGTACGATCAGACGGCGTACCACGAGACGGTGGAGCGCGAGAAGGCGGGCGCGGCCCTGGCGCTCGAAGCAGACCGGATGGTGAATGCCGTGATCGACCCGGAGCGCCTCGCGGGCGAGCGGCGCGTGGTGCTGTCCGAGATCGAGGGTGACGAGAACGACCCGCAGTACCGCCTGAGCCGGGCGGTGCAGGCGGCCGCGTTCCCCGGCTCGCCGTACGGGCTGACGGTGGGCGGCACGCGCCGCGACATCGAGGGGTTCACGGCGGACCGGGTGCGGGCGTACTACCGGAAGTACTACGCGCCGGAGTACGCGACGCTGGTGATCGTGGGGGACTTCCAGACGGACGCGATGCTCGCGCAGGTCCGGCAGCTGTTCGGGACGCTGGGCCGCCCCGGCACGAAGCCCGTCACGGTGTCCGCGCCGCTCGCCGCGCCGGACGCGGGCGGGAAGGGCGAGGGCACGCTCGGCCGGGGCGGCCACGCCACACCCATCACGCTGCGCGAACCGGGCGCCACGCCCCTCCTGAGCGCCGTGTACCCGCTGCCGGACGTGAACAGCCCCGACGTGCCCGCCCTGCGCGTGCTGGACTACGTGCTGCTGTCCGGGCGCACCAGTCGCCTGTACCGGGCGCTGTTCGAGTCGGGTCTCGCCGCGGACGGCGGGACGAGCCCCAACACCTTCCTGCGCGGCGGGTGGTACGACTTCAACTTCACGCCTGCGCCCGGAAAGACCGTGCAGGACGTGGACCGCGCCCTGCTGGCCGCCCTGCGGGACGTGCGCGAACGCCCCGTCAGTGCCGCCGAGGTGCGCGAGGCCATCACGCAGATTCGCGCGGGCGAGGTGCTCGGCAGCGTGTCGGTGGACGCGCAGGCCACGTCCCTCGGGATGGACGCCACCACCGCGGGCGACTACCGGTACACGGACCGGTTCCTGGCGGCCGTGGCGCGCGTCACGCCTGCCGACGTGCAGCGCGTCGCGCGCACGTACCTGCAGGACGCGAGCCGCACCGCCGGGTTCTTCGAACCTACCGCCGCACAGGAAGCTCAGGGCAGCGCCGCGACCGGCGCCACGCAGGAGAGCTTCAACGCGGGCCCGCCTGTCGATCCGGCCGAAGTGGCCCGCTACCTGCCGCCCAGCCCGCCCGCCGGGAGCCGGGCCGTCACGCTGCCGGACACGTACCGCCTGCCGAACGGCCTGACGGTGCTGCTGCTGCGCGACACCGGCACGCCCACCGTCAGCCTGAGCGCAGACGTGCGCGCCGGACGCGAGTACGACACGGACGCCACCGCCGGACTCGCGGATCTCGTCGCCGGGAACCTGCTGTCCGGCACCGCCACCCGGGACGAGGCCACCCTCGCGCACCTGCTCGACGGGGTGGGCGCGCAGCTTTCCCCCAGCGCCAGCCGGTTCGGGGTGCAGATCGGCGGGGCGAGCCTCAGCGCGGACCTCGGCACGCTCCTCGAAGGGCTGTCCGACATCCTGCAGCACGCCACCTTCCCCGCCGAGCAGTTCCGGCTCAGCCGGGCGCGCGCCGTGCAGGGCGTCCGGCAGGCGGACGACGACCCCGGCAGCGTCGCGCAGCGCACCTTCCGCAAGACCGTGTACCCCGCCGGGAACCCCTGGCAGGTGTTCAGCACGCAGCCCACCCTGAGCGCCCTGACGCAGCCGGACCTGACGGCCTTCTACCGCGCGCACTACCGGCCCGACACCACGGTCGTCACGCTCGTCGGGAACTTCGACCCCGCGCAGGTCAGGACGCTCATCCGGCAGAAGTTCGGCAGCTGGAACGCGACCGGCACGGCCCCCACCGTCACGTACCCCACCGTCCCCGCGCCGCAGGGCGTCGTGCGCGCGCACCCCACCCTGAACGGCAAGACGCAGGCCGTCACGTACCTCGGGTACCAGAGCATCGACCGGCGCGACCCGCGCTACTACGCGTCCCTGGTCCTCAATCAGGTGCTGGGCGGCGACACGCTCTCCAGCCGCCTCGGCACCGAACTGCGCGACAAGCAGGGCCTCACGTACGGCGTCAGCTCCGGCTTCAGCGCAGGCCGCGTGCCCGGCCCCTTCGTCGTCACGCTGCAGACCAACCCGGCCGACACCGACCGGGCCGTGCAGGCCGCCCTGAACCTCATCCGCAGCGTCGCCCGGGACGGCCTGACCGAGACGGAGGTCGCCACGGCCCGCAACACCCTCAGCAGCAGCTTCACCGTCGGCCTCTCCAGCCCCGCCGCGCTCGCCGGCACCTTCACCGGCTTCGCCGCCCTCGGCCTGCCGCTCGACGAACTGCAGGCGTACCGGCAGCGCGTCGCGGCCGTCACGCTGCAGGACGTGAACGCCGCCGCCCGCACCCTCCTCGACCCGGACCACATCGTGATCGTCACCGCAGGCCCCTGA
- a CDS encoding nuclear transport factor 2 family protein: MTRTPAEVAADFYAAFSHRDPEGMVRLYHPHATFTDAVFGTLNAEQTTAMWRMLLGRQQNMQVTTTPQPARPGDAADVARTEWIAVYPFSATGRTVRNVVQARMTVRDGLIVRHEDTFDFWAWSRQALGLPGLLLGWTPMLHARVSRTAQEGLAASMAKR; encoded by the coding sequence ATGACCCGCACCCCCGCCGAAGTGGCCGCCGACTTCTATGCCGCCTTCTCGCACCGCGACCCGGAAGGTATGGTGCGCCTGTACCACCCGCACGCGACGTTCACGGACGCCGTGTTCGGCACCCTGAACGCCGAGCAGACGACCGCCATGTGGCGCATGCTGCTCGGACGGCAGCAGAACATGCAGGTGACGACCACCCCGCAGCCCGCCCGGCCCGGCGACGCCGCCGACGTGGCGCGCACCGAATGGATCGCCGTGTACCCATTCAGCGCGACGGGCCGCACCGTCCGGAATGTCGTGCAGGCGCGCATGACGGTCCGTGACGGCCTGATCGTGCGGCACGAGGACACCTTCGACTTCTGGGCGTGGTCACGTCAGGCGCTGGGGCTGCCGGGCCTGCTGCTCGGGTGGACGCCGATGCTGCACGCACGCGTGTCCCGCACCGCGCAGGAGGGACTCGCGGCCAGCATGGCGAAACGCTGA